In Glycine max cultivar Williams 82 chromosome 4, Glycine_max_v4.0, whole genome shotgun sequence, the genomic stretch aatacaagcttgatctaaagaaaaaaaaaacatctaagCCTTGTTTTTACCGGAACTTGCTATATGATAGCAGGATTAAACCTTGCTTCATGATCTGCTAGCCTTTCCTCTATGCTGCAATTTGTACAGAAACAACATTTCTAGGTTCACCATTGAATCAGAATTTAAAAATTCACCACGTTCATTGTTTTGGTTGCATTTTAACGTTTTTCCTTCTCCATCTCCCTCAAAGCCTCAAAGCTTTGAGATTTTAGTTCACTCTATTGCTTGTATTTtgtaaatacatttttagtcGTGTAATTCACCCGCATCATATTTTAAGCATGTTATGTTCCAAGTTCCAACCCATTGATGAATAGCAACGAGTAGCAGCACCCTTTAGGGAGGGTGACTTCGTTTATCGCTCAACCACGCAGTAGACTTTAATTGTACCAATGAACGGCGTGGTAAAGAGTTAATTGCTCTTGGCATCTTGTGGCAAATTGAGAAGGGGATttcttttagaaatttattcCCAAAAGGGGTCTATTTTTCAGCTACTTAAAagcattttttgaaaaaatcagtTGACGGGAATTTGTCAAGAGATTTCTCCTTcaattttgaacattttgaCATATTATGAGTCTCAAACAGACATTTTTATCAAAAGTTATAATCGTTTCAAGCTTATAAATTTCGTACTGTCGAAAGTATTTCGCCATTCGTAATGACGAAATACACTGTCCCTGCTGCCACGTATCCTGTGTTTCGCCAATAGCAATGACAAAATGCTGTCACATGTCCTGTTTCGCCAACAGCAATGACGAAATGCTTACAAAACAGACCGCCTCTGTAATATGTATCAAAACAGACCccttttaagaataaatttctaaaagaaATCCCCTGAGGTCAATTTGTTGCATCTTGCACATGCATGCTCGTAAAATAGAAGAGCCTTACAGTGACAAAATTAAGCCAGGAGATAGggtgataaataaagaagaataaaaaaagaaacaagttatAAAAGAAGCAGCAAAGACCCTTAAAATGACACTGtccttaataaaaaagaaacgaaACTTATCGTCCAACATTAGGTTCTCCAGTCAAATCCAGATTCAATTCTAAAGACCCCAGAAATAAACTAAACACTGTCCTTCAAATGACACTGTATAAAATGTCTAACAGACCCTTCACCAGGGTCCAATGTGATAAAGAAGCTCTACTCTTTCTTGGTGTAGTGTCGCACAACAAAGGCCAAGCCCAAGATCAGGAGAGGGACCAGGAACTGCAAAATCTTGATCACAAATTCTGGAGTCTTGTCAGGATTGTACTGAGCTTGCTGAGGTGGAATGTAGGTACGTTTTAGTGGTACAGTTGATGAATCAATCTCACCAATGTAGTATTTTTCCATCATATCTCTAGCAGAATCACTGTGTCCAACATCTTCAAAATCATTGGTTGCATCTTTCCCTGTAATCCACAGAGCATGATCAAATATCAATATGGCTACCCTTTagtgtttttattaataataatcttCAGATGATATAAGCATACCTGTTGCAGATAACAAAACCTCAT encodes the following:
- the CB5-A2 gene encoding cytochrome b5, coding for MASDRKLHTFEEVAKHDQTKDCWLIISGKVYDVTPFMEDHPGGDEVLLSATGKDATNDFEDVGHSDSARDMMEKYYIGEIDSSTVPLKRTYIPPQQAQYNPDKTPEFVIKILQFLVPLLILGLAFVVRHYTKKE